The genomic interval CAATCAGATGTTGTCCTCACTAATATACACAAGTCAAATGCATATAAAGATTTGAAAACCCAGTTTACAGTcacatatatagagatatatatatatatatatatatatatatatatatatatatatatatatatatatatctcattaTAGGCGTTAGATGAAGGCGGTTACACCTGTAGATCTATTATTACACTTTAAATTATTATGTACTTTATCCAGGCCATCGCTCCAGGACCCCCGGAGCAAATGTGTCGGGAAAGCTCCGGTCTTACTGTGCAAATTAATTTAgaatttaatgtaaaaatatgcaCTACTAATGCAATTATCAACGGACACAAGAAGGGCCTTGAAGTGggtcatattttattatttgatctTGAGGGCCTGACTTGAAGAAAGCCACTGTTTCGGTTCAAGACCTCCAAgtgttttgattattttcagCATATTCTGCGTTTGTTTAAATTGCCAGACAACAAATCATAAGGAGAAGTAAAACTCCAGCATAGGAAACTCTATTCAATGCACTGAGTTAATGCAGCCGCAGCAGATACTTGAGGCTGAATGCATTAGAAGTCCTTGGAGCTTAGAATACTTTGACACACAGGATCGTATCCTGTCTCTGCAAAGAAAAACTTATGCCATCAgatgtctgatcacatgttctTCTTGTTTGTTCAGGAACAAAACACTTTATAATGATGTTTGCCGTCGTGTCTCTAACCTGAGGTGGCCCACGTTGTAGAACTTGCTGGCCCCGTCCGTGCTCCGGACCACCTTGAGGCAAAAGGCCGGCTGCAGGTGTCGGACCTCCAGCAGCACCAGAGCCAGGTACTGTATGAAGAGCAGCGCGTCCACCAGCGAGGCAGCGTACTCCACAATCCCCCTGTAGTCCCTCTCCCGGGGCTCCAGCACCCGCACGCCGTAGAACAACCAGTACGACGCCACGAACAGGAACACCAGCACCATCAGCAGGCAGCGGAAGACAAAGAAGCGTGGGAGTGTGGCGCGGGGAGGCCGCAGGAACAGCGCCCAGGAGGAGATGAGCAGGACTAGGAGCTTGAAGGCCAGAGAGACGTAGAGGCCTTCGCAGGGCGTGCCGCAGGGCTCGAGTGCGTCGCGCCACAGGACCTGCGGCAGGATGAGGAAGGCTAAAGGTGTGACCAGGGCGAAGAAGCTCAGGCAGCCTCCCACAGCCGGGCCGATGAAGCGCTTGCACTCCAGCGGAGTCGACTCCTCCAGATCTTTGGTGACGCGGGTCAGGTCCTCGTTAGAGATGCTGTGTTCCGAGGTGCCGGTGACGACCGTGGTGGTCTCACCCCAGTTATCATCCTGTCAGACGGCGAGAAAGAGAACgattaatgtgtgtttaaagtTAAAGCCGATAAAACCACTACTTataggaacaaacaaacatcctcAGTCCCTTTAACGAACGCGTACGTCTTCAACACGCTAAGACTCCAGCAGACAACACCTGCTCGGTTCCCAACTGACGAGACAGACGAGGATTCAAAGTcagactctgagacgtcagagGAATGTGAAAGACGACATGTCTATTCTCGACTAAGTGTTTGATTTGACAGTAAATTATATTGAAATAATACTTTCTAGTTTGGTAAAGGAAgaaccaaacaaaacatttacaaagaaaagaacaagTTTGAAAGCAGAATGACTGACCCGTTCATCTCCGCGGGTCGACTCTGCGTCCAGCAGCGGCTCTCCAGGAGTCTGGATGGTGACCGATTTGTCTCCACGACTGCTGCTGTCTCGGCTCTTGGAGCGGTGCCGATCCCTCCGATCCCTGGAAGACAAACACGACGACACTCAGGGTCACCGGGTGTGTACTCTTTTACTCTTGCACGTGAAAGATGTGCCCATGTAACATAATAGTTTCATAACGGCTGCAAAAGGTTAAATTCTCCTTGTGTCTCCAGTTATGTTGTGGATGTTGCTCAGAGGAGATTAGAAGTTAAGAGTTGGAGAATGATACGTGCTCGTCGGTAGCCTGCGCATACTGACACTCTTGCAAATCGTTCACTTAGTGTTCTCCAGAAAGAAAGTACTGAATGCATCAAGTGGTTGTTGGTAAAGTGCCAGAAAGACGACGTCACAATCTGTGTGACCTGCATTGAACCCACCTGTGCTTGCGGGAGCTTCTGGAGTGGGAGGACTTGTATGAGTAGCCCGAGTACTGGGACTCGTTGTCCATGTCCCGGGTCGGCGGTGAGCGGGCTGTGCGAGCCCCGCCCCCTCTTCCTCCGCCCGTGCCCCGCTGCTCTGCGACTCCTCCCAGCTGGCTCTTGCGCTCGGAAATTGACTTGGCGGTGAGAGCGAGGGGCAGCTTGAGCAGGTCAACCTTGCTCCTGAGGGAATCTATCTTGGAGGTCGATGAGAAGGGAGCAGGAGAAGGGAAGCGGGAGAGCGGGggaggctgcagagaggaggagaaaaggggTGGGAGAGGACGGTGGGTAGGAGAGTCTCAGCAGGGGAGAGCTGAGGTAGCTGTGACCTGGAAGAgacgggcagagagagagagagacgcatcAGTATCTGCTGAGCATCCCAAACAGCTGTTCACGTTTTAACTGCTCTGGATTTATGGTGCATGAATCTGAACATAATCATCAGTCACGAGTTGAACATTTGAAGTGACACCACTGCAGAAATACAGAGGCGGTGAACTTCCTGCTTCGTGTTTACAGTTATCACAGCAGACCATCTCGACGGATACACTTTAAGCTCCCCTGGGTGTATTCTCAACTTCCCTTTTACATAATGCTTTACAGGCTCGGTGTAATATACAACATAAACATCGTTTGGAAACGCTGCCTTCATAGCTTTCAAACATGTCATCTTGACTATGAAACTTTGCACCATATGGTTTTAAGATATGGTTCATTGTGCCGGTAGAtgcagggaagaagaagaagaatgctaGTGAACAATGCTGCATTCAGAATACTGTAAAAAGAGActtttgcatgtgttttatgaggaaggaaatgcttTCAACAGTCGGGGAGTAGATCTGGAAACATACATTCtgtttgtttatgtaaaaaCTCCATAGGGCCCCTTTAAGTGACTGATTTATGTTTAACCAAATGTTTACCAATTGTAAACACCACTTTAGGGCCAAACCAATATTAGTTTTTCTAAATA from Cottoperca gobio chromosome 17, fCotGob3.1, whole genome shotgun sequence carries:
- the LOC115022731 gene encoding vang-like protein 2, giving the protein MDNESQYSGYSYKSSHSRSSRKHRDRRDRHRSKSRDSSSRGDKSVTIQTPGEPLLDAESTRGDERDDNWGETTTVVTGTSEHSISNEDLTRVTKDLEESTPLECKRFIGPAVGGCLSFFALVTPLAFLILPQVLWRDALEPCGTPCEGLYVSLAFKLLVLLISSWALFLRPPRATLPRFFVFRCLLMVLVFLFVASYWLFYGVRVLEPRERDYRGIVEYAASLVDALLFIQYLALVLLEVRHLQPAFCLKVVRSTDGASKFYNVGHLSIQRAAVWVLDRYYSDFSVFNPALLNLPKSILSKKMTGFKVYSLDESTTNNSSGQSRAMIAAAARRRDNSHNEFYYEEAEMDRRVRKRKARLVVAVEEAFTHIKRLHEDEVASSPKHPREVMDPREAAQAIFAPMARAMQKYLRTTRQQAFHSMESILTHLQFCITHNMTPKAFLERYLSPGPTVQYQQQNGRGRQWTLVSEEPVTSALRQGLVFSLRRLDFSLVVTVTPLPFLRLGEEFIDPKSHKFVMRLQSETSV